A genomic window from Synechococcus sp. CBW1107 includes:
- a CDS encoding photosystem I reaction center subunit II PsaD, with translation MTATALSGQLPKSIGSTGGLLNSAETEEKYAITWTSGKDQVFELPTGGAAEMNEGENIMYFSRKEQCLALGTQLRTKFKPRIEDYKIYRIFPGGDTEYLHPKDGVFPEKVNEGRPIVGHNPRSIGQNPDPSTLKFSGRNTFDS, from the coding sequence ATGACAGCAACGGCGCTGAGCGGTCAACTTCCCAAGTCCATCGGCAGCACGGGCGGTCTGCTCAACTCCGCCGAAACCGAGGAGAAGTACGCCATCACCTGGACCAGTGGCAAGGATCAGGTGTTCGAGCTTCCCACCGGTGGAGCTGCAGAGATGAACGAAGGCGAGAACATCATGTACTTCTCCCGGAAGGAGCAGTGCCTTGCGCTCGGCACCCAGCTGCGCACCAAGTTCAAGCCCCGGATCGAGGATTACAAGATCTACCGCATCTTCCCTGGCGGTGACACCGAATACCTGCACCCGAAAGATGGTGTATTCCCCGAGAAAGTGAACGAAGGCCGTCCGATCGTGGGCCACAACCCCCGCAGCATCGGCCAGAACCCCGATCCATCCACCCTCAAGTTCTCCGGACGCAACACCTTCGATTCCTGA